In Erythrobacter sp. KY5, the DNA window TGTACACCTGAGAAGACTTTGCAAGAATTGGCAGCGCCATGCGAAGCGCGGTTGCCGCTTCGGGCGATCCGTTCCACCCGATCAGAACCGGGGCGGTGACTTCGAATTTCTTGGTATCGCCCGGCACCACAAGGACGGGGACGGGCGCATGAATGGCGAGCTGGCCGACCATCGACGAAGGGCCGCGCGAGCCTTCCTCGCCAACGTCGTGCGGGCCGACGATGATGATGTCATGCAGCGCGGATTGTTCAAGCAGGCGTTGTTCGGCCATGCCGTAGAGAAAGCGCCATTCCCAAGCGACGTCTTCGTTGGCGAGGTCGGTTTCGATCTCGCGGCGCAGTTCCTCGGCGGCTTCCTTGATGCGCGGCATCGCGGCGGCCATGGCCGAACCGTAAAAGTCGCCCGGCGCAAACACCTCGTAACTGACCGCCTGAAGGCAGGTGATATGTCCGCCCGAAGCGCGGGCAAGGTCCAGGGCAACCTGAAGGCGGGCTTCCATGCAACGATCGCCATCGACGTGAAGAAGAATGGATTTCATGTTTCGTCTCCCAGTGTTGAATTGCATTGTGAGCGGGAACGCGGACGCGGGCATTGATCCAAATCAAATTTCGCGAGATTGCTTTGGCGAAGGTCATGGATCGCGCTAGGATAGCGGGCGAAGAGGGAGACGCCCGTGACGATCACACGCCATCCGCCGGTCAGGACCAGCCTTGAGCCGTCGAACCACCCTTATCTGTCAGGGCCGTGGACGCCGTGCCACGAAGAGGTGGACGTCGACGAACTTGAGGTGATCGAGGGGGTGATCCCCGGTGATATTGACGGCATCTACCTGCGCAACACGGAAAACCCTGTTCACCAGCCGCTTGGCCGCCATCACCCCTTCGATGGCGATGCGATGGTGCATCAGGTCAGCATTTCAGGTGGACGCGCGAGCTACCGCAACCGTTTCATCCGCACCCATTGCTTCACCGAGGAGCAGATCGCGGGCAAGGCGCTTTGGGGCGGGCTGATGGACCCCCACGGCACAAGCGCACGGCCGGGATATGGCGCGCATGAGGGGCTCAAAGACACAGGTTCGACCGATATCATCGTCCATGCGGGCACGGCCTATGCGACCTTCTACCAATGCGGGGAGGCGTGGATGCTCGACCCCGTCACGCTCGCCAACAAGGGCAAGGCGCCGTGGGGACCGATAGACGGTGTATCGGCCCATCCCAAGGTCGACGAAGCGACCGGTGAGATGATGTTCTTCAATTATTCCAAATACGCGCCCTACATGCATTACGGCGTCGTCGACCGGGAAGGGAACCTTGCGCATTACGTGCCGATCCCGCTGCCCGGACCGCGCCTGCCGCATGACATGGCGATCACGAAGAACTGGTCGATCCTGAACGACATGCCGTTGTATTGGGATGTGAACTTGCTGGAGCGCAAGATCCACGCGGCGCGCATTCACGAGGGCGTGCCGACGCGTTTCGCGCTGATCCCGCGTCACGGCCAGCCGGAGGACATTCGCTGGTTCGAAGCCTCGCCCACCTATGTGCTGCACTGGACCAACGCTTGGGAGGCCAAGAACGAAAACGGCGACGACGAGGTCGTTCTCGAAGGCTATTATCAGGACAAGCCCATGCCCGACCCGATCGAGGAAGCGGGCGAATACAGCCACATGATGGCATACGTGGACGAGCACAGCTTCCAAAGCCGCCTCCACCGCTGGCGCTTCAACCTCAAGACCGGCGAAACCACTGAAGAGCGCCTGTCGGACCGCATCGTCGAATTCGGAATGATCAATCCCGACTACCTCATGCAAAAGAGCCGATATGTCTGGTCGACGACAACGCGGCCCGGCTGGTTCCTGTTCAACGGATATGTCCGCCACGATACGCAGACGGGCGAGGAGCAGGTCTATCAGCTGCCCGATGGCGTCTATGCGAGCGAAAGCCCGATGGTGCCGAGGAAAGGGGCGGCATCGTCCTCAAGTAGCGGAGCGGTAGGACAACCAGGATCGTCCTCAAGTAGCGAAGCGGTAGGACAACCAGGATCGTCCTCAAGTAGCGGAGCGGTAGGACAACAAAAACGCGAGGACGACGGATACCTCGTCACTTTCCTGATCGACGAGAACACCGGCACGTCTCAGCTTGCGATCCTCGATGCCTCCGACATCACCAAGGGACCGATCTGCCGCGCCGCATTGCCGCACAAGATTTC includes these proteins:
- a CDS encoding universal stress protein, which gives rise to MKSILLHVDGDRCMEARLQVALDLARASGGHITCLQAVSYEVFAPGDFYGSAMAAAMPRIKEAAEELRREIETDLANEDVAWEWRFLYGMAEQRLLEQSALHDIIIVGPHDVGEEGSRGPSSMVGQLAIHAPVPVLVVPGDTKKFEVTAPVLIGWNGSPEAATALRMALPILAKSSQVYIACVAEKNEKSFYDFPPTEAAIYLSRHGIEAEVISIPKGDAKIADTLFSAAQMRDCGMIVMGAYGHSRLAEMLLGGVTRRMLSEPQTPILLGR
- a CDS encoding carotenoid oxygenase family protein, encoding MTITRHPPVRTSLEPSNHPYLSGPWTPCHEEVDVDELEVIEGVIPGDIDGIYLRNTENPVHQPLGRHHPFDGDAMVHQVSISGGRASYRNRFIRTHCFTEEQIAGKALWGGLMDPHGTSARPGYGAHEGLKDTGSTDIIVHAGTAYATFYQCGEAWMLDPVTLANKGKAPWGPIDGVSAHPKVDEATGEMMFFNYSKYAPYMHYGVVDREGNLAHYVPIPLPGPRLPHDMAITKNWSILNDMPLYWDVNLLERKIHAARIHEGVPTRFALIPRHGQPEDIRWFEASPTYVLHWTNAWEAKNENGDDEVVLEGYYQDKPMPDPIEEAGEYSHMMAYVDEHSFQSRLHRWRFNLKTGETTEERLSDRIVEFGMINPDYLMQKSRYVWSTTTRPGWFLFNGYVRHDTQTGEEQVYQLPDGVYASESPMVPRKGAASSSSSGAVGQPGSSSSSEAVGQPGSSSSSGAVGQQKREDDGYLVTFLIDENTGTSQLAILDASDITKGPICRAALPHKISSGVHTCWVEHSQLAADAAFRRASEAA